The Sparus aurata chromosome 12, fSpaAur1.1, whole genome shotgun sequence sequence ATGCATGCAGACATGCAGTGTGTGAAAAAAGTTGCAGTTTTTCTGGATACTGAGGAGAAACATTTGATTCCAGGTTCAAACCGGTGCAAAAGTTTGATTCCTGCTCTGGGGAGAATTACTCAGGTGGCGGCCAGCCTATTCCTGGTGCAGCAGAGCAGACGGTCATCGCGCAGAGCCAACACCACCAGCAGTTCCTAGGTCAGCTGCTTTTCTCTTTATTTGAAAAGTCATGTAACCTGTAACATGTGCTGAACAATGCTGAATGTCACCCCAACAGACGCATCACGGGCACTCCCTGACTTTGTGGAGTTGGACTTGGGACAGAGCAATACGGAGAACATCAGCCCAGAGGATGTGAAAGCTCTCCAGTCCCTTTACAGAGAGCACTGTGAGGTTAGATGAAGTGCTTTCTGTTCACAGCTCAATATGGTGCATACATGTAATTCACAGGAGGAACAGGGGGTCTGGTCACTAAGTAATCCCTTCGATATTGTAGAATTAATTGATGAAACATCATCAATATGACCATGCGGGCATTGTGACCGTACACTCATCTATTGATCTGCCTGGGCTAGCTGCATTTCAGTCATTGCCCGCTAAATCTATACCACTTATTTTCTATTAAGATTCTCATTCTCTCCTAGGATCAAGTTCATCTTTTCCCCCTCCTTACATATAAGGAGTGTCTATCATGACAGCAGTTTACCAGTTTAATCTTATTTAAGCTGTCTTTAATTAGAAAAGGCTAGTAAAACTGACTTAGGCTTCACAACAGTGTGTGGAAACTTTGAGAAACTTCGGAAAAGGTCATGTGTGCTTACAGCAGCAGAGATTTTTAAATGCCATCGGCTGGCATTTTGGAACAGAACTTTCTTCCTCATCTTGTGAAGTCTTCAATCACAGCTCTCTTAATGCGTGGAAACTAAAGATCGGGTCATCCTCAAGTGACGGCCAAGGCCTTACGGTCTGACAGACAGCTGTTCACCTTCTGCTCATGATTAAAGTCGGCTCACCTAaagtacataaaaacaaaagcatttcCTCACATTCCCCTAGTGGTATTTAGCCATGTAGATAATTTTGGGTTTCACTTACATGTCTGTAGACAGTTTTCAAAGGCGCTATATCTTCTTCTTCCAGTGACAACTATTCAccacttttgtttcttttttgcttttgttccaGGCTATCCTGGATGTGGTTGTCAACCTCCAGTTCAGTCTAATTGAGAAGTTGTGGCAGACATTCTGGCGTTATTCTCCCCCTGACTCTGTAGAGGGTGCCACTGTAACAGAAAACAGGTGAGGTCAAGCTGATGATGATATGCAATGTTTGATGTTTATCTCCAATGAAGTCTGTCAGCCTGTCGGTGAAGAGAATCATCAGCCTCCAGAACATATTTAACAATCATATATTTGAACTTTATTCATTTGAGGCTCATCTCCAAAAATTCCAAGGCATCTTTCTAAGTCTGGTTTGTTCCCTCCTCAGCAGCGTAAGTGAGATTGAAGCACGACTCCCCCGTTCGCAGCTACTGGTGCTGTGCAGAAACGAGGCTGTACTCAAATGGATGAGCACCTGTGACCATCTAATGTACCAGGCCCTTGTGGAGATCCTCATCCCTGATGTCCTGAGACCCATTCCCAGTGAGCCACAGTCACACCACCTTTCACGTTGACAATTGTTAACTCGCTGATGttgttttaatcttttctaaaatgttctttttcaggTGCCTTGACTCAAGCCATTCGCAACTTTGCCAAAAGCCTGGAAGGTTGGCTCAATAATGCCATGAATGCCATTCCACAGAGAATGATCCAGACTAAGGTACACTTGCTGAATTAATGCAGAGTAAAAATGCTGAACAGTCACCTGTTACGGTTCCtaaattatacaattaaaggtCCACTGTGTTGGATTTAAagggatctattggcagaaatgcaATATAaaattcataattatgttttcatttgtgtataaTCAGCTGAAGCTAAGAATCTTTTCTTTAGATTGGGCCTTTTATATTTACACTTGTATGGATTCTGTCATGTTGCacagccatgtttctacagtaggcCAGAGTGGACAGAAACTAAGCATTGACTCTGGTAGTGCCTTTCGCTTGTTTTGCATCTTTAGCAGCCAACATATGGGCAGGTGAGgtgaggggtattcagttggttgcaatcagCCAACCTAGCTAGGAGTTGCTAGGCCCTGTTTGGAAATGAGCAGGGTCAAGCCTTCAGTGCtgttcttctctcttcttccaaTTAAatactctccagttctgatataTCTGATGCTAGCAGCATCTATGCTAACCTCTGGAGGATCACCattgttttcaaacaaacagtcacCACTGTGTTCAGCCACTAGCACATAGCTTGAAGCTCTGTAAGATAGATTTATGTGACCACATAGTTAAGTGATCTTGCAAAATATCAGCCACTTAGGTACAACGTACAAGACAAGCAAACCTTAGAGGCCACTACATCCTACACGCTGGACCTTTAATATCTGAGAGTAGTAGTTCCTCTGCGATTAGTTTTAAAAGGCATGTATACTTACAGTAGGTAACACCTGGACATTTGTGTACACTCCTCTCACAGATTGCCGCTGTTAGTGCCTTTGCGCAAACACTGCGCAGATACACATCTCTGAACCACCTGGCTCAAGCGGCACGTGCTGTGTTGCAAAACACGTCACAGATCAACCAGATGCTGAGTGATCTCAACCGTGTTGACTTTGCCAACGTACAGGTTAGAACAGCTCTCTGTGTCTGGATATGCAGTTGCGGTGCTTTTGTTGTTCCTTCCAAAAGAATACTTTCCTAAATTCACTGTACTAGTGTGCACATAAAGTTCTTTCTCCATGTTGCTGTACAGGAGCAGGCATCATGGGTGTGTCAGTGTGAGGAGGGAGTGGTTCAGCACTTGGAGCAGGACTTCAAGGCCACACTACAGCAGCAGAGCTCTCTGGAGCAGTGGGCGGCTTGGCTGGAGAATGTGGTCACTCAGGTGCTCAAGCCCTATGAGCACCGGCCCAGCTTCCCCAGAGCAGCTCGCCAGTTTCTGCTAAAGTGGTCCTTCTACAggtctgcaaagaaaaaaaaaacgcactgAGATACACCTATGAATGTGCAGCATtgttttgaaaagacaaaacacttaCAGTGTCTTCATGTCTCCACAGTTCTATGGTGATCAGGGACCTGACCCTGCGTAGTGCTGCCAGCTTCGGTTCCTTCCACCTGATTCGCCTGCTGTACGATGAGTACATGTTTTACCTAGTGGAGCATCGTGTGGCCCAAGCTACTGGAGAGACACCAATTGGTGTCATGGGGGAGGTACAACAGTGACATCCTATCTTCATAGTGTTTTATAATGCCATCATGATTCACTACAATGTATGACTGATGCACTTTGTGTCAAATGTGTAATTACCtctgtttgaacattttataTCGGTTCATAAAATTACTCCTGATAGGATGTTTTGCATTATTACAATGTTGTATCTCTTATAAACTAAAATATCAGTTCACCCAGAAGTGAAAATGTgttcattatctactcaccttcATGCGAAAGGAAAATCGGGTAACATTTTGTAGtccaccaaacatttctggagcttcacagcaaaactgcAACTTTAAcattctcttaaacaactgaagtaagtTGGGACATAAACGTCAAAAAAGAGACTACgtgtcaagggtgtaaataatgccTTTCTAAGTCGATGTTAAATATCGGGGCCTCTGGACACTTGGATTACGCCGGACGAGCTGTATGTAGccattttttggttttgtttgttgtttcccCATCAGTTATTTAGCGgaatgctgcagtgctgttttgcCATGAAGCTCAAGAaaagttttgtggactacatAATTTCATCCAACACTCTATACCGGCACAAGGCTGAGTAGAGAATGACTGAATTTTTGTCAAACAAAAACTATTTGAACTCGTAATGGCCCATCTAATTATGATGTTTGCCTCTCTGCTTTCAGTTCGACAGCCTCAACACCCTCTCCCTTTCTAACATTGACAAAGGTATGTGGCAAAGAAAAGGGCAATCGCCTAAAAACTCAACCAGTAGAAAAGAGATCCTGGTGCTAATGACTGTATCAGCTTTTGAGCAAAAATGATATTTTCCAACTCAAAAGACTATTTTTATAACCAGTTAAATTCAGCGGTCATTTAGGTCAGTAGCAGTCGCTTGAATATGCGGTTAATGAGCTGAGACTGATGAGACTTTCTGTTCACCCACACAGACATTTTTGGCGTTAAGACAATACAATGTGGTTGCACACACTAGCTTACTGTGgcttttttaatattattattgtgatgtatttgtgttgcttttgttacatgttctcttgtttttgtttaaatccttaatcatgggggaaaaaaaggcaaaattacACCATGATCCTCTGTAGCAGCAGTGCAGCCAACATATGTTCATAAACGAATGTTTTCAATGAAACAAGTTTTTTACTTGTTCTCCAGCTGTGTGAATCTTCCTTCATGTGATTTGAGTTTTTAATAGAGTTTTATATATGTGTTGCATTCTCCCGTCTAGATGAAACCAGCGGGATGGACAGTGACTTAGAAGACGACATGGAGGAGTCCGGGGAACCACTTGCCAAGCGAGAGAAATCTGAGCATGAGGTGATCCAGGTGATCCAGGTTGGGGCGCTAGAGGACGGGTCCCACCCTGTGGTGGGGGTCGTCCAGCCAGGCGTCCTCCACTCGCTCCCCCAGCCCCCACAAGACCACACTGAGCACATCCTAACCCCCTCTGCCGGTACTCCCACTATCCGCCACTGCAGCGCCACAGGCAACACCTATGCCTCCGTTTGAGGGTCTGAGGGCGCGGCTAACCTTGTCTGGCCTATTTTTGCTATCTCACTCTCCACATATCTTTCTCTTTGTGAGTCTAGATGTTTCCGTCTTTTTCATGCATTGTCTCTGTCTGCACTCGTGTGGACAACAGTCTCCTCTCCGGGTCTGTGTGGGGGAGTGCTGAAATGATGATACTCTGGCCGAGATGTGCTGTCCGTGTCTGACTGCTTAGATTCTGGATGTGTCGTCGTCCCATAAGTCTGTGCTCTATCACgatgcagcagctggaggaggactAATTTGACCCGTTAAAAGTTTCCTGCCTAGGCATGACTTAACGCCTCTGTCTATATTGACGGTTTTGATCTTGGAGGAAAATTGAGGTCCTTTTAAAACTACTGATGTCTCAGAGCTCAAATCCATGTCACTAGTCCCCGTGGAGCAAAGTCATCGACTCAAGACCTTTGCCTATTGTAAATAGTTTTTGCTGTACTTTCAGTTGGTATTACCCAAAACTCATGGTGCTATcactgtgtttggttttgttttaatcTCCACTTCTCCCGACTAATTTTAGTACAGTTTATATCAACATGCATTCCAACTGCCGATACAAGTTTGgctgaacaaaaatattttgagtaTTGTATGTAGCTAAAAAACAAAGGGATGATTTTCTATGTATGACCTACATATCCTATCTGAAAAAGGATCATGGGGCGTTTTCGTCTGTTCTGTTTAAGATTATATGGTAGCCTCCCACTGATAACCGCTTATAGATTTTAGCCACAGAGAAAGGAACCCCTGAAGAAATATCTGTGCTgctacttgtgtgtgtgtgtatatagaaaaCGAGATTGAAAAGACCGGCTGTACAAAACCACTTCCTCAATGCTAGCTTTTCTATGCACCCCGTGCATAACGCTTGCCTTTGTTCATTTTAGATGCTCTGTAGTGTCGTGACGAGCTGTAATCTTGAACGCAACTTTTACCGGACATGTTCCCCTGTTTTTTGCAGTTTCTGTCTTAAGGAAATTTCTTCAGTTCACGAAGGACCAAAACCAAACTAACAAGAGGAAGCTGAGAGTGAGCCATCCGGGCCCACCCGAGAGCTGTTTTCTGTCCCACAGTGCCATGTTGCAGAGCAGAAGGAATGTCAGGGATTTAATGTACCTCGGCTTTATCATAGTGCCTTATCCTTTAAATGCAGCTGTCCTTGTAGTCCTGCCTGTGTGCTGTAGAGAGCCCCACAGCCCCTCTGCATTGTCCCAGCCACAGATTTTTGGCTTTTTTCTGGTGACTCGTGGCTGGATTTGGGCTGGCTCATCAGTGTTGAGACCAAGGGAtgcaggcacagacacacacctgttgtttttctctctggatCAGCTCTACTAAGCTCACTACTTATCTGAATTGTGGTCTTTAGCCTTGCTCCTGCCCTCACTCTGCCCTCTAGAGGCCTATTCTTGCATTAGCCTTTGTTGTTGGGtgaagtgtgtatgtgtgaacacAGGTCTGcgctgtgtttttatgtgcatgtgtgtgtatatagacCTGTTtgtcggcgtgtgtgtgtgcgtgtgcgtgtgtgtgtgtgtgtgtgtgtgtgtgtgtgtgtgtgtgtatgtgtgtgttggaacACATCCATCAGTCACCCTACCTCAAACCAGTGGTGCCAGCCCTTTTGACGCGTGCAGCACAGTCACCAAACCTTATTGCACACACACCACTGTACTGCACAAATCTCAACGCGATAGAGAAAAGCTGCATTGCTTTCTCTCACCTCtgatacattttcacttcagtttttagcccataaaaagaaaaaatgctttCATCCTTTGTTCCCTGTTTGAAGATCATCTTTGTACAGTGGACCAAAAGTAGATATTTTGTGATATTCAaagagatatatagatatatatatgtatagtatATATAATGATGATACACTACATatatttgttgctttttatGTGGTTGATCTGATTGTTTATATGTGATTGTTTCTTTTTGGGTAGCTTCTCTGTAATTAGTTCATAGACTGTGAAATGGGAAAGGCATGGGGACTAACTTTTGATTCATTAGACTACATCTatacttgaactgttatagccTTCTATGTCATGGAGAATATTGAGATTAATCCTCTTAATAGGAACGTTTTGTTACTAAAATGATTTTGgtattcttattttattttttatttttttctttcaggctTGTTAAAATGGTCTGCACCATATcgctgcagaaatgtttatttattgatatttattgtgtgtttgttttggtttagaTGCTTACCCGTTACACCATAATTACAATGGGTACCGTTGATGAATCATGAATCATACCACTATAAAGCGCAGACCTACTGTACAGGAGGaccagaaggttttttttttgttgtattatttttatttttatttttttctttctatgtaTGAAGGTTGATTAAGGATTTTAAAAAGGGATGGCACTGTATTTGCTGTATTCACAGTCCTTTATGTTCTATGGAATCAAATTGCTgccatgcaaaaaaaaaagaagaaaaagagatcAGTGTCAGGTAATAAAGTGAGAAGTTTGTTGTCATAacaagacgttttttttttttttataaagagaAACTTTTCTTGTTATAACATACTATAACTGGTGAAACATGTTTCATGTTATCCATGATTATGAATATTGTTATAACAAAAAGGTTTCTCTGTAATGTGACACAtttgttttagaaaaaaaatgtaaattacaaGATGTCAACATTTGGTCAAATAACATGAAACATGTAATAACATTTAATTCAAATTATTTAAAAGATGCCTTTACAATtggtcaaatacattttaaagaacaatGCAATAACAATTTCTccaacaaataaagaaaaagtccTAACATTTAgttaaaattaaagaaaaagatgTTATAACAATTGATCAAATAAAGGAAACGTCATAATTGgtcatacatttaaaatataatgtCATAACAATtggtaaaatatattttttttaaatgtcatcatTGGTTATATAAATGGAAATTAGCATGCAGTTagtcaaataaaaatattttataacaATCAGTGATGAGACATGTAGCATATCGTTTTGACAGTTTCTTATTAATTAATAAGTTTATTTCCTAATAACATCAAAATTTATTATGACTTGAAAATATCGTCATTGTTTTAACAATAAATGTTATAATGTTAaaccgattttttttttctttttcttgcatgGCAGAAAGAGGCTTCTATAACTAGTAAAAGATTTTCCGTTAGATACTGGAAGTAGACGGAATCATTGCCGTCTGTTTTGGGCGTGCTTGTGTCAAAAACACTTAACACATAAAAATACTGCTCGTCATTTTAGCTTACTGTGTCGAGGACTCGCAGAAATGTTGTTAAATTATTTCCACGGCACTTTGGGGGGAATCTGCAGAGTTGAATTCTGGCAACCCCAAAAAACACACGTTCCTCGTTGATTAAACCGACAGTACACATCTCATGCTGTAGCCTTACCCTCATCCTTCTGGCTTGAAGTGTGTGTGGCTCACAAAAATCTAGGAACAGAGCGCACCCAAACCTGGCTCTCTTATTATGTTGTTCGAGGACACTTTTGAAAAGTCTGCGAGAAAAGGTCAATGAACTTGAAGTAGCGGGAAGTTGAAGGCCTTGAGGCCATTTTTGTTTCCATCAGTTTGTAACCTTAATGAACTCGCACGATAGATTGCTCCCTGACTCTTGGTATTGAACAGCTGAATGCAAGGAAGGGAGCAGAGAGGGGAAAGTGATGAAGAAGTCCAATAGCAAATGAATGGATACAAAAAACTCAGATTATCTCTTAGACTTTTCTCCACAGCTGCCCACGAATCTTTGCTCTCATAACAACCACCTGACTGACTCCAACACTCTTTGGAACAAACTCGTAAAAAAGTGACAAGGTTCTGTtagatttaaacatttaaatcatgGTGTAAATCTGGGTAGGAATGAAGGATTTGCAGaacatcttttctttctctcactgattgattttgtgtgtgtgtaaacatgaATCTCAGCTCCCTTGTCATACAAATTGACTACAACATTGTAGATGTGAactttgtattatttttgtgCCTGAAGTGCAAAATGGCttataaaaagttttttttttttttttaatcttaattGTGTGCTTTAGGATCATAAGTGCTTTCTGGTCTTGCACGCCTACCATGTGCTGCTAggaactgttgttttgttgatttccccccatttgatttttttttttttttttgttatgttaaaCTTAGGTGCCAGACAGTGATCTATCTTTTTCTGCATCTCAAAAGCCTGCCTGGGCAACACTGGACTGATGCTAATGCTGCCAACAcaattgtactttttatttcggtgtcttttaaaaatttgagattgtttttggttttttttgtaacaGCTGTTTGCAAAATGAGCCCGGTTCCAAccagaaaatgaagaaaaaaaaaaaaaaaaagatgaaaaaaaaaaaagacataagcTACTCCTTACCTTGTCATAGGAGCTGAAGCTAAGAGATGCCTCTTCACCTGGACTTAAACGGCAGCTTCACTGAACCCATAGCAGACTCCAGTGCCTTTAATTTCGCCCCGGCCAGAGCAGACGGCCTGGGTGACTATTGGGTCTCTGGTGGGCTCCAGATCGAGGCTATCAGAGCAGACATTTCATTGCACAGGTGCTGCCACTGAGAAGACACCAGGGTTGAGGAAGCATAAAGACCTGTCCTCAAGACTCgactatttattatttactgGATGTGACGCCACACAcgcagacactcacacacacacacacacacacacttagtaGTTTACACATGGTAGATTACCTGCAGACGGCTTTTTATTGTACAGAACTGGTTAATGAACAAGGAGAGTTACCGTAAGTAAAAATGCTCTCTTCTGACTTGTTTTCTTCATGATcgtgatttctttttcttttttttgtcaaatgatATTTTCTGAATGCTGTGACCCGTTTGAGATTCGTATTTGGATGTTTTCAAGTGCCATTTGACAGTCTGGTGAGTCGTGGCCATCTGTAGCACGCTCTAATGCAAGCACAAGCATTTGGCAGTGGCATTTGGGGaaggtttttattttgattcacCCTAGACgaaaatatgtacatatatcaaaaactgaaaaaaaggtaTATTTATTTGTGTCCTAATTATttgctttgttctttttttggtgAACATTTTAAGAGATATGTTGGCTAAAGTGcttttgtgatttctttttttttttttctcctcttttttttggaTGATGTATAGTATCtgatataatatatacacaaaTTTCATGTGACTTTCTTTTTGTGTGCCATTAAGTTTTCTCTTCTCAAATTGGCGAGCGAACCAATGCGTGTAGGGTGATTTGTATTGtgtattttacataaaaaaacaaggacAATTGGGGGacttttatatttataaagACATTATCATTTAGTGTGTCGTATTGATGAATATAGAAATTATTAAAGACACATGTAGTTTGGTTTTCTGAATATTTCAGATCTCAGCTCAGGCTAGCTTCTTAGTGTTGTTTTCTTAAAATTTGTGACTCGTCTTTGCAGTAAATAAACGTTTTCTTGTTGAAAACCGGTGTCCTCTCTCGTAATCTGAACTTTCACACACAATTAACTCAAATTTCAAAATTAAGATGGTTTCCCGAAAACTACGTTAGCCAGTTAAATTTTATTTAACCATATTCATACATATAAACACCAATATCATTCAAACTCCATATGTATTCAGAATGTATGACACAGCTGTAAAGATCAAGATGAGCACGAGCTTGCATTTCCTCAAAATTGTTcttttcaatcatttttaatgatGACCACAGTGGTTCTTCACTGTAAAAGGTAGCAAAAGAGTATAAAATACTGCAACAGCTGTAGGTAAACAGAGCTCCAAATACCAAAATATCGTTTGAATAATAGTGCCGAGCACAAACTGAAATCATTAAGCTCATAACTGAAACCAGGTTTTTACAAGCGACTTAACACTGAAATGACTGCAGTCTGATAGCCGTTTCACTTTTCGTAGGGTATATTTGGCATCAATATGGCTTTAATTTCCTCTCACAGTTcattcttttcttcctttacTCAGCTGTTTGTCTAGAATACGTTAGGTGAAGTGTCAGGCAAGTAATACCATCCAAAATCTATCTTGAGTATCAAAACTTCCCGCCTGTAGGGTTTGAAAGGTGGTGGTTTCAGGGTCAGTGGGAATTTTTTTACGACCCACGACTCAGTATGTTGTAAACAGTCGTCACTTTGCGGAAAAATGCACCATTCAAACCTGCTGTGTTCCACACTTAAGACAGAGATTTTGGACAGCACAGTTTTTCATGGATCTCACCGAAAGTCATTAGCAAGAAAAACTTTTCAAACTTTGCTAAGAAATCTTATGGATACAACAAGTAACCACACATACcatgaaacaagacaaaatacttatttttcaaattaataaaGTGCTAATGGACAACATGTGGGCATCTAATCATAAGAATGACAATTACAAATAAGATTACGTAGATGTGttatatctttttttgttttcgaAAGCATTTAAGAATTTCAATTAAATTTTGGGTTTGATAAAACGTTGGTAAAAAAACTTGAGCCTTGACTGGTTGTAGAATAATGCAACAGTTTCCCGGTTTCAGCTAAAATGGGCTTTTCAAATGCTCTtaacatcatttaaaaacaactatTCCGAAAAGGGGAGTAAAATCAAAAAACGTCAAAGAAAGACTGTCAGCATTGAAAAATATTTAAGACTACATCTTACAAAAACATGAGTGATGAATAACATGATTTTACATAAATGTTGTGATCTGTTGGGGGGAAGGGGGATTCCACTTACATGAAGCCATGTAAGCACCGGAGAACCAACGAAGGAGGGCTGGACTGGCAGTATACTCCAACTGAAATCAGATTTAGTTTGTTCCCGCAGGGTAAATAACAAGAGATACAGGGTGCCAGATTGCGCTT is a genomic window containing:
- the rfx3 gene encoding transcription factor RFX3 isoform X2 — its product is MQTPEAGADSTSTVPLQTTVPVQPTGSTQQVPVQQQAQTVQQVQHVYPAQVQYVEENSGVYTNGNIRTYSYSEPQLYSQNSGGSYFDTQGSSSQVSTVVTSHGMNNNGGGGSGGMSMNLAGGQVISTSPGAYIMDNPGPHPATQTARASPATIEMAIETLQKSEGLSSQRSSLLNSHLQWLLDNYETAEGVSLPRSTLYNHYLRHCQEQKLDPVNAASFGKLIRSIFMGLRTRRLGTRGNSKYHYYGIRVKPDSPLNRLQEDMQYMALRQQPVQQKQRFKPVQKFDSCSGENYSGGGQPIPGAAEQTVIAQSQHHQQFLDASRALPDFVELDLGQSNTENISPEDVKALQSLYREHCEAILDVVVNLQFSLIEKLWQTFWRYSPPDSVEGATVTENSVSEIEARLPRSQLLVLCRNEAVLKWMSTCDHLMYQALVEILIPDVLRPIPSALTQAIRNFAKSLEGWLNNAMNAIPQRMIQTKIAAVSAFAQTLRRYTSLNHLAQAARAVLQNTSQINQMLSDLNRVDFANVQEQASWVCQCEEGVVQHLEQDFKATLQQQSSLEQWAAWLENVVTQVLKPYEHRPSFPRAARQFLLKWSFYSSMVIRDLTLRSAASFGSFHLIRLLYDEYMFYLVEHRVAQATGETPIGVMGEFDSLNTLSLSNIDKDETSGMDSDLEDDMEESGEPLAKREKSEHEVIQVIQVGALEDGSHPVVGVVQPGVLHSLPQPPQDHTEHILTPSAGTPTIRHCSATGNTYASV
- the rfx3 gene encoding transcription factor RFX3 isoform X1, with the translated sequence MQTPEAGADSTSTVPLQTTVPVQPTGSTQQVPVQQQAQTVQQVQHVYPAQVQYVEENSGVYTNGNIRTYSYSEPQLYSQNSGGSYFDTQGSSSQVSTVVTSHGMNNNGGGGSGGMSMNLAGGQVISTSPGAYIMDNPGPHPATQTARASPATIEMAIETLQKSEGLSSQRSSLLNSHLQWLLDNYETAEGVSLPRSTLYNHYLRHCQEQKLDPVNAASFGKLIRSIFMGLRTRRLGTRGNSKYHYYGIRVKPDSPLNRLQEDMQYMALRQQPVQQKQRFKPVQKFDSCSGENYSGGGQPIPGAAEQTVIAQSQHHQQFLDASRALPDFVELDLGQSNTENISPEDVKALQSLYREHCEAILDVVVNLQFSLIEKLWQTFWRYSPPDSVEGATVTENSSVSEIEARLPRSQLLVLCRNEAVLKWMSTCDHLMYQALVEILIPDVLRPIPSALTQAIRNFAKSLEGWLNNAMNAIPQRMIQTKIAAVSAFAQTLRRYTSLNHLAQAARAVLQNTSQINQMLSDLNRVDFANVQEQASWVCQCEEGVVQHLEQDFKATLQQQSSLEQWAAWLENVVTQVLKPYEHRPSFPRAARQFLLKWSFYSSMVIRDLTLRSAASFGSFHLIRLLYDEYMFYLVEHRVAQATGETPIGVMGEFDSLNTLSLSNIDKDETSGMDSDLEDDMEESGEPLAKREKSEHEVIQVIQVGALEDGSHPVVGVVQPGVLHSLPQPPQDHTEHILTPSAGTPTIRHCSATGNTYASV